From the genome of Falco cherrug isolate bFalChe1 chromosome 15, bFalChe1.pri, whole genome shotgun sequence:
taCTTCCTTACAACCTACAAAAAAGATCAACAaccatcacaaaaaaaattatctacttTGAATACAAGGTTTGGTTTAATTCTGATATTAAAGTGCAAACCTAAGTATTAGCCTCAGCCTGTTTATAAAGTTTGTACaaacagggggggaaaaaaaattcaagtaaccccacaggaaaataaatcaggtGTTTCAATACCCAAGCAGAAAACCTGGTGTCCTCTTCTTCTCAGGATTCAAATTCAACACTGAATGTAGACTCAGAACCTTTATTTCCACTAACACTGTAAAGCCAGCCTGCATTATTACCAATAAAACACATTAATGTTGAGATACTGTACCGGTgatcttttattgttttaaatgcCATCATCCACAATACAATTCGTGAGTTTTCAACTGCTTAACCTCATATATCCATCACTGCTTTTACTGGAGCTTTTCTCAAAGTTATTTAGCTATTACAGGGAAAGAATGTACATTTCTAGAAGCATGTTCAAATGACTAAAGCTGGGCTCCTAAAAACCTAGAACTTTGGTGCAGTAGGTGAGCTGCAGTTATTaagtttctgcaaaaaaaatgacacattttaaaCCACTGCTAGAAAAAGCTCTCATGTATGCAACATGTTaataaaactgaacaaaaagatTTCATCTGTTCTTTGTACATTTTCATTCTGCTCTTTATACCTGCGTTATTGTTAAAATTTTCAAGTATTCACAGAAAATGTTGATCAGGTAAACAATAAGGAAGGCAATGGCTGTTTAAAGCACGCTTGCAGTTAGTATCACTGAAACCTGGTGCTTTTCCCCTTGTTACACCAACTTGTCTCTAATATTAAACTTGtttattagggaaaaaaaccaactaaaaagCAATTTGTGACAGTGCAAGAAAAACTTTAacaaatattgctttaaaatattattcagaAAGACAAATATTAGGAACTATAAAATGTAAAGTGATCTTATTTGCATTAGATTTACATGTGCAGAAGTCTACTAGATGTCTCTTAATGTGCCAGGCAAAGCTGAGCTGATGGACTAGACATACAGCCCATTTTGAAGGATACATTATCCCTTTTCAAAGGTGTAAAGAAGCTATTTGTAAACAAGCAAGTTTAGAAACTCAGTAGAAGGAAAAGCATGCCGCCATTTTTCAATGCTACAATTGTCATTTTTGACTGAATGAGTTTAAGAAACCCACGATTGCAAGAAAAGAAGTATCAGCTGAGGACTTCACATCCCGTTCCAAGTAATCCCTACAGTCAGATCAGACCAGTTACAAAAACACAATGTCACAGCTGCATTTGCCAAGAAAAGGGATACTACATCCATACAACAGAGGTGCCTTCAGTATCTTTTCATGACACTGTCACACGTAAACAAAAAGTCTCAAAGAATGACCAACTACACTGGAGGAGAAaactttgcaaacagaaataagcaCTGATGCGAGGTAATATACAGAAGTAACCATTTGTTTAAGGCTCAATTTATTCTCCATTAAAActctcttcttttaaaaggcaTTGAGTAGGTAATACTGAGTTTaagtatttaataaatacaaGTTCAGAAATTGATTAaagaaatcaattaaaatattaaaaatgaactCTTGCATATTAGCCATTATATGAACTTAGAAAGCTATAAAAGGACTGATAGataaagaacagatttttaaacttATGGTAAACATGCTAAGCATTCTGATTAAGGTGTGTGGATCCTGGAGGCCACCAACCTTATGCACTTAGATGTATGGCAATGTGCTGTAATAGAGACAGGTTTACCAAGGCTCAGCTCTGCAACCTGGGCTGAAAGTTCTCCAAAGCAGCATCTGTGCAAGTTTCCTCTGAGTTTTATCtgcaatttaaacaaaataactaATGAAAGCCATATTCAATACACATTCCAAGTGAACTCTGCTTCTCCCACAGCGTGGAACACCTGGTTTTCCATACTGAGCTCCAAAGCACTGCTCtacacagcagcatttttaagtTCCCCTCCTCTGATTCTGGTAATACAAGAGACAAGCAGGCAAACAACTTACTGCTATGAACTTTGTAACAGTTGCCCCTGTGGGATACTAAATTGCTTCTAAAGATCCGAAACAGCTAGGAAATTCAAGTTTTCCTGTACAGACAGACATACACTAGGCTTTGCACTGGTGGTGAGGAGGCACCATATCAGCCCGTAACGTGAAGCAGTGGCATTCCGCACAAGTTCTAATAACAGGTAAATGACCCAACTAATTCAGTTTTGACATCTGGGCTCTCAGCATTCAGATCCTCTAAATTACTACCAAGAAAACCCCTTAGCACTCAGACAGCATCAGTAGGGAGAACCGTACGCCACTGTTCTcaatcaaaacacagaaatgtaacCAAAGGGACCAACACACCTTCTTATTTCTGATAACTTCCTTGCCCTTCACAAGATTCATCTGCAGAGACATCCTAAAAGCCTCAGTCGAAGCTCAGTGTCTGTACAAACCTATCCTTCACATGCACATGTATGCACTTCACTGAAGCTTAATCCTTGGCTTTTCAGGGATTTTGGTGAGTTTTCTCTATTCTTAAAGTCATTTCTTCAGAGAAGTCAGGACCTTACACTTCCCACTGTACCACTTCTTTTTAGCTGTTGGCATGTGCTCAATGAACAGTTTGGCACAACAGAATGCTCTGACATAGGGTTCCCCTTCTTGCCTGAGAACTGGCCACCCCCAACATTCAGGAGCAGTACTCCTCCACTGACAAGAGCCAACAGCCaggttttgcttgcttgtttgtatGTTTTCCAACCAACAGCAATTCTCCCCCAGTCGGGTGAGCATGTGCCATGTCACCTTGTCATTCGTTCCGCCCCCATCCCCCCAACCCCATTGCCAGTCCACAAATTTTAGATGGGGAGAGTCCCTGTATTgtcaaaacagcaaacaaacatcTAGCTTTTAATGGGGATGGATTAGACCTGCTTAATACGTGTTTTATCTTTGCTTAGAGCACAGGAGAGGCAAACCATTTACAGTGCAGGCCCCTCATCCTACCAGTCACATTCATCCCAAAACTCCACCTAAATATAGTAtccagtgctgtggctggggaTAGTATGAACAGAGAAAGCAAGTAATAGtattttcctccacatgctctTCTAGCATCCTTATATTTCCAGGTTAGGGACCTCCCAATTCCAATTTGTCATCTTTCCATTTAATCTGTGCTTAGTTACTACAATTAGCACCATATATACCTTATCCGCTTCACCTGCCTATGAAATTTCTATAGCTGTCTAGTCTCTTCTTTGAACAGGCAGGAGAGAAGGGGATGTTAGACAACTTAGTAAAGCAAATTTGTCTGTGTTACATAGCCACACAGACCAGAAGACAGTACACTTTCAGGTTTTATCTCCAGAGAAGAGTACTCTTCCTTCAGCACTTGCTAGTATCAGTTACTCATAAAGGGGACAGAAATCACTAGTCAGCGTCAGTCTTTCACCCCAATATTAAGATTTTCCCAATCCCTTTAGTACCTCTACAGAAAACCTTTAACGCAGCAACACTGTAACAGGTGCCATACTTtaaagaagatttaaaatacGAAATATTGTGATATTGAAATATCAAGAGAAACACTAGAGCAAGGAACAGAGAGCAGCTACTGGAAATCTCACATCTCTGAGTGTAATAATGAAATGACAGAAACCACTGCAGAAGCAGGGAAGGTGGGCGAGGGGACAGGATGCAAGaacaacacacatttttaaaaggaaccaTGGGTTATCTCAATTATGTAGTTATGTTCTATCCTTCATTTCACCCACAGCAACTGACTGGAACAGTAAATTTAAGCAACTGCTACTCAAAAGTGTTGTGAAAGAACCTACACAACATCATACTTGACAGATAAGCTGAGGTATCAGTACCAAAAAAGTAAGTGGTACTTGCTAGTTAAAACTGACCTGGAAACAGCCCTAAATGCTTCAGATGCCTTAGAACCAGGTCCAGCATATAATCCATCCCCCATCCCTCTCATTGGTTTCTCCATCAGAACTTGACACAAACTGTTTCGTGTACTTCATTCTGAACTAATTGATCTGGACCTAAAACTCCTCCTGGATGCAGACAGGTCACAGAACTCAGAGGTGACAACAGTTATGCTAGGACAGAGTTACAGTTCAGGCCCATTTCCTACACACAGGTTTTCAGACAGCTGGTTCCACTTCCTCAGTTTCACTTTACCTAGGATGGGGTCACTGCTAAAGCGATGTCTGAGAAGCAGCAATTGTTCCCTGGATCACAGATAAGCAGAAGAATACAAAGCTGATTACAGCTATCACAAGACACTGTCAGCTCTCCTACACTAGAGCACATCAGACAGAAATTATCAGGCAGCAAAAGCTTATCATAAAGTTAATGAGACCCTACACCTACTCAGTCAAAGAACAAGTACAGAGTGGGagccaggaagaagaaaatatccCAACCGTGTGAGGCTGAAGTGAAAAATACGGAGCATGAAGCCTGGAAAGAGCCAGGACAAGTAATAGAAGCTCCAGACATGGTGAGACCCGGACTGAATAGAAAGCTGCTCAGGCAGGAAAGACTGACTTGTTTGGCACAGGTGTCAAGACTACACTGGGCAGAAGCAACATCTCCTAGAAGCAAGGAAGTATTTTGCTGCTAGAGGCTTGATGTGACACTATGAGCTAGGCAGAATGAAAGGCAATCTGTATTACAAAAGCTTAGGATCCTCTATCTCAAGAGGTCACAAAGGCATAAGAATACAAATGTTTCTCCTGAAGAAAGAGCATGCTTAGGAAACTCATCAAATCTAGATGCAAGTTATGATTCAAAGGAATAATACGTATATagccctgcctcctgccccagtgTCACTTTTTAAGATTAAACTTGAAATTTAATGCTAAATTCATAATAGGACAGGCTACAAAGAACCCTCCCTTATAAGTAACCAATTCTGGAAGTGTGAGTTTCATGGATAAAAGGCCTGATTTTGTCGGAGCTGGAGACAGCCACCTGCACAAGTTGAACCACTAGTAACCCAGGGGTTACTGCCATCTCTGATATGACACTTCAAGTCCACAAACTCTTATTTGTGCAATGCCTCAGAAATAGCTGAAACACTGCATTACTATACATAATTTAAGATATTAACCCTGCAGCACTCTGTTAAAAAAGCAATAACTGCTTTGATTTACTCCTTCCTATAATCCTAAAAGGCTCTGCAGGTGTTAGTGTACAAGGAAAGActtcatttgtatttctctCTGCTCCAATACAAGTAAGTTGGCTTGCCTTTCAGCGAGCAAATCTTGAACTTAGACGCACCCCTTAGGTGACAGCAGCCTTTCCTAATTTCACAGAACCGGAGATAAAACCATCATGTATTATCTTTAGTATGACAGTGCTAGGGTCATGAGTACCGAAAACTTTACATCCACAAAGCACTTGATAACAATCTCAAAGCCAAGCTTTGAAACTTCACTCTCTGACCTTGCACTCAAGATTAAAGAGGATACATGGTCCAAAGCTTCCAGTAATAACCTATTTTCCCTCTTGTCACTCAGACACAAAAAGCTCCTTTGACTCAAGCAAGAGTTACTAGCATGGCAGTCAGAGCCTAAGCCTCAATCAGTGTAGCTGTCAAGAAGAAGAGTTCTTTCCTGTGAATTTTCATGTCCTCCCTCATCTCTGCACTTGCCCTCGAAGATCACATCGAGTTATTTGTCAAGGCAAGTCCAAAAGACAACTGAAGGTCTGATGGACCAGCTAGCTGCACACAGAGCGTGCCAATGATGTAGAAGAGCACTTCTCAGTAAGATGGATTCAAGCCGATTTTGTAACCAGACCTGCAATGGCTAGAAATTcaaacgggggggggggggggggggggggggatgtctAGAACCACCTTGCACAGGAATGACAGCGCTGCAGTGTGCAGGGGAGGAACAGAACCATTTATAAAATCAGGCGAAAAAGGTACCAAAAAAGACCGCCATGTGTGTGAAGGGCCAAGAGCAGCTAgccttgaggaaaaaaaaataaaaatcaaagcaatacCCGAGACAGGGGGAGCTTTACAGGGGCCCCTCTGAACACTGCGCTCTTGCCACACCTCTTATGAGTcaccaggaaaggaaagagttGTGCATTGGGAAGCCATTTTACAGCGTGTTCTCTGCTCTGGTGATTTCAGATGAAGAGCACTTTGTACACGTCCTTGACTAGTACATGAGGACTTCAAGCCACTCCTCACAACTCAGGGTGGTTCTCTTTCAAACTTATTTCACTGATAAGGCAGAAACGTACTCTTAAGTACATTCAGTTTCTGTACCATAGAActgatctatttattttttaaacaagctcAAAGTCTTCCCTGCAAAACTACTGAGAAACTTGGTCACAATAATCCCATCAAACTCCAAGGTAATTCCCGCTActcaaaaataattcaggtaCCAACTACAACCAATGAAGAAACCCACTGCATCACAAAACATTATTAATGATAACGTAATGTCAAATACAGCACTGACAGTGAAAAGAAAGTGCAGATGAGATCACACGCTTTGTCTCACTGCAAAATTGCTGCAAGTAAATGCAATGTTCCCCAAGTAACCCTACTGAAGTAACACAAGTCCATTTGAGTCGAGTAATCATGTGAAACCAAACACACAAGCTTCCATCTCTTTCAGAGGAAGGCTACCTCCACATTAGACTACTTAATTTCAGACTCCCTGTCACGCTTTATCTGCTTGCTTAAACAACATGTTTATGCACCTCGGTTAGTTATGACTGTTCCACCAACCTGCTCTGTATGGCCATGATTGaggtttttcttaatttctctcACTGGACGATGCAAGTTGTACAACACTGATCTTGTTTTTCAGGCAGGGAGGCATAGTTCATTTGCCTGACGATCTCAGCAAACAGTTCATCCACCATTGTTTTGCTCTTGGCTGATGTCTCCATGAAGGGACAGCCCCACTCCTGAGCCAGGGCTCTGCCTTCTGCAGATAAGACCTCCCTCTCCGACTCCAGATCCACTTTATTCCCCACTAGGATCAGAGGAACTTTCTCGTATCTCTTCACCCGGACAATCTGGTCCCTCATCGGCTTGATGTCCTGATCAAACAATCCCACTGGTTAGTACATGTAAGTAATCACAAGAAATTGCTATACAATCACTacagaagaacattttaataacaCTCACATGCAACTGAACATTCAAAATACATCAGAAGACTTCTTAAATTCATATTCATGCAGATTCAGAACTCAGAGAAAGTTTACTACCAATTTTTAAtacaagttattttttattttagtatata
Proteins encoded in this window:
- the RAP2C gene encoding ras-related protein Rap-2c; the encoded protein is MREYKVVVLGSGGVGKSALTVQFVTGTFIEKYDPTIEDFYRKEIEVDSSPSVLEILDTAGTEQFASMRDLYIKNGQGFILVYSLVNQQSFQDIKPMRDQIVRVKRYEKVPLILVGNKVDLESEREVLSAEGRALAQEWGCPFMETSAKSKTMVDELFAEIVRQMNYASLPEKQDQCCTTCIVQ